The region CCGGCGCGCTCGTACAGGTCGCCCTGGTGCAAGGCAATCTCGAGCAGGGAGAGGCCGGCGGGAGTCAGCAACCGAGCAGGTAGGGATTGTCAGAACGGGGCGGGACCGGGGCAGGTGCAGGCTAAGGCATAGGTGCATTATCCGCGCCGGGTACCGGACGCATCGCTTACTCTCACTCTGGAGGCTAAACCATGATCATCTGGGACACCGAGACCACCGGCACCGACGAAACCGACGCCATCCTGAGCATCGCGGTCATGGACAGCAGGACCGGCCAGGTGCTCCTCGACACTCTCGTGCGACCACCCAAGCACCTCATGGTGTGGCCGCGTGTGGAGGCCATGCACGGCGTTACCCCCGCGATGGTCCAGGATGCGCCCACGATGGACGAGGTGTGGCCTCGCGTACGCGGACTGCTGGCCGGCGGGAGTGCCGCCTACGGGGCCGCGCTTGACCTCTAGCTGCTCGCCCAATCCCTGGGGGGCGGCTGGCAGGCTGAGGAGGGCACAGGCGAGTCGGCGCTGCTGTGGCACGAGGATCACGAGGATCAGGCAGTGCTGCGGGTGCAGTGCGCGATGCTGCGGTATGCCCGGCATGTGGGCGAGCCGAGCCGACGGGATGGGTTCAAGTGGCATAAGCTCGAGGATGCGGCGCAGGCGGCGGGTCATGACCTCCAGTACGCTCACACGGCGCTTGCGGACGCGCAGGCCACGGCGGCGGTGTAGCGGTATCTCGACGATCAGGGCGTGCCGGTCCTGAGCTGAAGGCAAAAAAGAGCCCCACCCCGCCTAGGCACGAAGCCGCTCCACCTTGCCTCGGCTTCGTTTATTTACCGGAGCTGAAAGCGACTCTCAGCGTCGTCTAAGGGTGACATGCGACAAGTCTCCTTCTTCTGCACTTATCTTTGTCCTATGCCGCCAATCTACGCCACCGCCACGCATATCCCCAGTGGGGAGGTGACGTGCACCTTCGGACCCTTCGAGACCCTACATGCCGCACGTGTCGCGGTGAGTGAGACGGTCGACTCCCTGCTGACTTGGGAACACATGACCATTGGGGGGTATGCGGCCGATAACTACCCGACCCTATGGGTGGTCGAGAACCGCGAGACGGCATTGGCGCCTCAGGGTTCAACAAGAAAACCCTACTCCGCCTAGCACGAAGCCGGGGTGGAGTGAGGGTTTTAAGATCAGAACGTGAGGCGGCCGATCAGGTTCTTGCCCAGTTGGGGCCGCACCCATATTGTGTACGCAAACTCCAGGCCCCTTACGAGCGAGCGTAGCGTCTCGGCCGTCAACCAGCCCCGCAGAGACAGCGTCAGCCGGGGCGCGAGGTACTGCTGCAGCTGGGCCAGCACCAGGATCACCAGCTCGCGGGCCGACGTGCCCCTGATCTCCGGCAGCAAGCGTCAGCGCCTCGACCATCGTCAGGCCGCCGTCGTTCCGGACGGCCGCAAGGAGCTTGCCGATCAGGCGGTCGCACTCCTGGGGAACCTTAGCCAGCGGCGCGACGAGTCCACTGTTGCTCAGCGGTACTATTGTGCTTGTCGGCGTGTCCAGGGCGGGCACCTGGAGCAGCGTGCCGAACGATTCGCCGGAGGTGGCTGTGCTCTGGCCAGTCGGCAGGAGTACAGGGCGCGTGGTCGGCACCAGGTCAGTCGGCAGGGGCACCGGGCGAGTCTGGATCGTCTTCTCGATGACGACCCCTTTGGCGGCGCGGTCGCGGAGGATAGCGGCGATCCGCGGGTCGATGTTCTGGGGCAGTGTGGGGATGGTGGGTATGGTCAGCTCCTGAAATGGGCCAGCCCATACCTCAACATCCACGCCAACTAAACGCAGAGTCACCTCCAACTCAGCCCTTGAACCGCAACAGGACGAACAACCTCCTCAACGCACCAGCTCTGAANCATACCTCAACATCCACGCCAACTAAACGCAGAGTCACCTCCAACTCAGCCCTTGAACCGCAACAGGACGAACAACCTCCTCAACGCACCA is a window of Deinococcus sp. Leaf326 DNA encoding:
- a CDS encoding exonuclease domain-containing protein, which translates into the protein MIIWDTETTGTDETDAILSIAVMDSRTGQVLLDTLVRPPKHLMVWPRVEAMHGVTPAMVQDAPTMDEVWPRVRGLLAGGSAAYGAALDL